In bacterium, the DNA window CCGCAAGGGGGGCAAGGTTCGTCACGAACGCCGTAGGTGAGACTCAGATCTTCCTGCATGGTGCGGGGCGGACGTTGGAGGTCTCGTCACATGCGGCGCAGCGCATCACGGAACGGGGAGTGTCGCTCGATGCTGTCGAGGCCGTAATCAGCAGCCAGAAGCCCTTCCAGTACCTCCACGACGGGGTCACGAAGACGGGCTTCTATGATCCCGCATCTCGGCTGTTTGTTGGATCGGTCGATAACACAATCACCACCGTCATCCCTGGCGCTCCGCCTAACTACATCAACAACCTGATGGGGGCCGTGCCATGAGGATCACCTACGATCCAAAGACCGATGCGGCCTACATCTACCTTGAGGACAAGATCGGCCCAAGTGGCGTAGCTCGGACCTATCCATGCGACCCGAAGGGAGTGAACGGCCAAATCAACCTCGACTTCGATTCCGAAGGGCGCCTCTTGGGCATTGAGATCCTCGACGCCCGGAGGAAGCTGCCG includes these proteins:
- a CDS encoding DUF2283 domain-containing protein, which translates into the protein MRITYDPKTDAAYIYLEDKIGPSGVARTYPCDPKGVNGQINLDFDSEGRLLGIEILDARRKLPEDLLRSAPLK